The window TTGCAGGGTTCATAACCTTCTTCCACGGCCTCCAGCCTGTTGATGGAGATGCTTTTGCCCAAAACGTAGCGGCAATCGGCGGTGTGGTACTTTTTGCCGGATTTGGTGACGTACACCGTGTAATTGCGGTTGGCGTCCATCATGCCCAGCAGGTTGCTGGAGGTGACGAGCTGGCCGTCGGGGCCCACAAACTCCTTTAGCTGCGCGGCCGGGTCGCCGCTGCCGGAGTTGATGTTGATCCCGAAAAAGAGCGCGAGGATCAGGGCCACTCCGCCCACAACGATGCCGATGATCTTCTTTTTGTCCATCTGACACTTCCTTTTGATACTATTTAGCCAAGCTTATCGGCAGGATAAATTCAGTCAAGCAGAATCTTCCACCCTTTCACCCTTTCACGAATCAAAGGGGGCATCGTTGTTTGGAATCCAAGTTTTGCCAATGGGTCCAGCCAATAAAATTCTTGACGATTTATGGCCGGCCAGATGTTTGGTTTTGAAATGCCTGAATATTGCGTTAATAAATAGTATTAGGGAGCATAAATCAATGAAAAAGTACTCCTGGTTGATACCTGTATCCATACTCTTGTTTGTATTGGGTACTTTGATCTTCCTGTCGCCTTTGGTCATTCCGGAAAGCGTGAATTGGCCGATCAAGCAAAAGCTCAATCTGGGCCTCGATCTTAGAGGCGGGACCCAGATAGTGATGACCGTCATCACGGACAAGCTGGCCGAGGCCGACAAGGTCAGCGCCGTGGAAAACAACATCAAGATCATCCGCAACCGCATCGACCAATACGGGATCGCCGAGCCGACCATCCAAAAGATCGGCGAAAAGGACATCCTGGTCCAGCTTCCCGGCGTCAAGGACCCCGTGGCTGCGGAGAATCTGGTGCAGCAATCCGCCGTGCTGGAATTCAAGCTGGTGGCCTCTCCCGAGGAATCGGAAAGGTTTTTGACCCAGATGGACGGCATCATCCAGTCCAATCTGGACCGCTTTCCCCTGCTGGCCGACCTGGATGCCGAGGACAAAGCCCTGCGCGACGAGGCCAGCGAAGCGGACACGCTCGAGCCAAGCTCGGGGATCTTCAAATCCCTCATTTCCTTCTCCCAATATGACCACGTGGTGCGCGACAGCGATCTGCCCGTGGTTCGGGAACTCCTGCAGGACTCGCTTTTCGTGAGCCTCAAGCCCAAGGGCTACGACCTCGCACTGGAAAGCTTTGACGAACAGAAACGGAGGGAAAGGGCCCCGGCCACCATCTACATCCTCAAATCCGCCGTCCAGGTGCAGGGCACGGACGTCGAAGGCGCCAGCTGGCAGATCGGCTCCTCAGACAATCCCAATCCCCAGATGGCGAACAAGCCTTTTATTTCTTTGGAATTCAACCGCCAGGGCGCCCGCAAATTTGCCAACGTCACCGGCGACAACATCGGCGAACGGCTGGCCATCGTGGTGGACAACGTGGTCTATTCGGCCCCGGTGATCCAGGACCGGATCCCGGACGGGAAAGCCACGATCTCGGGCCTCTTTACCAATGATGAAGCCAAATCCCTGTCCATTTTGCTGGATAACGAAAGCCTCACCGCCCCGATCGAGCCCAAATATTCAACCCAGGTTTCGGCCACGCTCGGCGCCGACAGCATCAAAAGCGGCATGACGGCCGGTTTGATCGGCATCATCGCGGTCGTGATATTCATGATGTTTTACTACAAGGTCTGCGGGCTGATCGCGGATTTTGTGCTGGTCTTCAACGTTGGCTTCATCCTGGCCGCCCTCACCGCCTTTGGCGGAACCCTCACCATGCCTGGTATTGCCGGGATCATCCTCACCATCGGCATGGCGGTGGACGCCAACGTGCTGATCTTTGAACGCATCCGCGAGGAACTGGACGCGGGCAGAACGCCCCGCTCGGCCGCGGACGCCGGCTTCAAGCGCGCCACGGTCACCATCTGGGATGCCAACCTCACCACCCTGATCGCCGCCATAGTGCTCTACAATTTCGGCACGGGCCCCGTGCGTGGATTTGCCCTGACTCTGATGATCGGTATCATCGGCTCCATCTTCAGCGCTATCGTGTTCCTGCGCTTTATCATGGACAAGACGGTTCTGGCCGGCGTCAAGAAATCCATCAGCATCTGAGGAGAGAAAGATGAGAATATTCAAAAACGCCAACTTCCCCTTCGTCAATAGCCGCAAGGCAGCCTATATCATCTCGGGATTGCTCGTTCTGGCCTCCATCATCGGCCTGGCCGTCAA of the Candidatus Syntrophosphaera sp. genome contains:
- the secD gene encoding protein translocase subunit SecD, with the protein product MKKYSWLIPVSILLFVLGTLIFLSPLVIPESVNWPIKQKLNLGLDLRGGTQIVMTVITDKLAEADKVSAVENNIKIIRNRIDQYGIAEPTIQKIGEKDILVQLPGVKDPVAAENLVQQSAVLEFKLVASPEESERFLTQMDGIIQSNLDRFPLLADLDAEDKALRDEASEADTLEPSSGIFKSLISFSQYDHVVRDSDLPVVRELLQDSLFVSLKPKGYDLALESFDEQKRRERAPATIYILKSAVQVQGTDVEGASWQIGSSDNPNPQMANKPFISLEFNRQGARKFANVTGDNIGERLAIVVDNVVYSAPVIQDRIPDGKATISGLFTNDEAKSLSILLDNESLTAPIEPKYSTQVSATLGADSIKSGMTAGLIGIIAVVIFMMFYYKVCGLIADFVLVFNVGFILAALTAFGGTLTMPGIAGIILTIGMAVDANVLIFERIREELDAGRTPRSAADAGFKRATVTIWDANLTTLIAAIVLYNFGTGPVRGFALTLMIGIIGSIFSAIVFLRFIMDKTVLAGVKKSISI